In Caballeronia insecticola, the following are encoded in one genomic region:
- a CDS encoding GlxA family transcriptional regulator gives MKAHRVCFLIYPGVASYDVAGPAQAFAAAGNARYVVTVASVSGGIVESDCPGLSFASVGATDLHGTFDTLIIPGGTNAPTAAKDPVLVETFKRLSDRTKRVASVCTGAFIAAEAGLLEGRRVATHWRYCDLFAERYTNITLDRDSIWVQDDKFWSSAGVSAGVDLALALIERDQSVAVALGVARELVVFLKRPGGQSQFSTVLSGQIADAGGPFESLFAWVADNLGGDLRAEVLAERAHMSPRTFARACLARIGTTPAKAVEAMRVQAARESIESSDTPLSAIAIRYGFGDEQRMRRAFQRQSHITPSQIRARFRP, from the coding sequence ATGAAAGCTCACCGGGTTTGCTTCCTTATCTACCCCGGGGTCGCGTCGTACGACGTAGCCGGTCCCGCGCAGGCGTTCGCCGCGGCTGGAAATGCCAGATACGTCGTAACCGTCGCCTCGGTATCGGGGGGAATCGTCGAGAGCGATTGCCCGGGACTTTCGTTTGCAAGCGTGGGCGCGACCGATCTGCACGGCACCTTCGACACGCTGATCATCCCTGGCGGTACGAACGCGCCAACGGCTGCAAAGGACCCGGTGTTGGTCGAGACGTTCAAACGGCTCTCCGACCGGACGAAGCGAGTGGCGTCTGTTTGCACGGGTGCGTTCATCGCCGCGGAGGCTGGCTTGCTGGAAGGGCGTCGGGTTGCGACTCATTGGCGGTACTGTGACCTCTTCGCGGAACGCTACACGAACATTACGCTCGATCGAGATTCGATCTGGGTTCAGGACGACAAGTTCTGGTCCTCCGCTGGAGTCAGCGCGGGAGTCGATCTGGCGCTCGCGCTGATCGAAAGAGATCAGAGCGTCGCCGTTGCGCTCGGCGTGGCGCGAGAGCTCGTGGTGTTCCTCAAGCGACCAGGCGGTCAGTCGCAGTTCAGCACCGTGCTGTCGGGCCAGATCGCGGATGCCGGCGGGCCGTTCGAATCGCTGTTCGCGTGGGTGGCCGACAATCTGGGAGGCGACTTGCGTGCCGAGGTACTGGCGGAAAGGGCGCATATGAGCCCGAGAACTTTCGCGCGTGCCTGCCTGGCGCGTATAGGCACCACGCCCGCCAAAGCCGTCGAGGCCATGCGCGTCCAGGCAGCCCGTGAATCGATCGAAAGCAGCGATACACCGCTCAGCGCGATAGCGATCCGTTACGGATTCGGTGACGAGCAACGCATGCGTCGAGCGTTTCAGCGTCAGTCGCACATCACGCCCAGCCAGATACGCGCGAGGTTCAGACCATAG
- a CDS encoding BON domain-containing protein yields MRKFLIHALLALFSVSGSFAAYAQSTDAPVAKTSTKATPADRALAKAVRRALAKTPGFDVSGVFVRARGGAVVLSGSVKSGEQIEQAAQITKSVDGVTSVTNKLALFHGGNG; encoded by the coding sequence ATGAGAAAGTTTTTGATTCATGCCTTGCTGGCTCTGTTTTCAGTATCCGGCTCATTCGCTGCGTACGCTCAGTCCACGGATGCTCCGGTTGCGAAGACATCGACGAAAGCCACGCCGGCGGATCGCGCGCTAGCGAAAGCAGTGCGGCGGGCACTGGCGAAAACACCGGGTTTCGATGTTTCCGGCGTCTTCGTTCGCGCTCGTGGCGGGGCGGTCGTGTTGAGCGGATCGGTGAAGAGCGGGGAGCAGATCGAACAGGCCGCGCAGATCACGAAATCGGTCGATGGAGTAACGTCCGTCACCAACAAGCTGGCGCTGTTTCACGGCGGCAATGGCTGA
- a CDS encoding DUF1993 domain-containing protein, translated as MYHHAILQCTQAFMTIETMLDKAEKLAALKSFDVNVLMHSRLAPDMQPFVYQVQSASDYLKGGAAWLSGQKPPRMEDTEKTIDEVRARVRKTVEFTQSVTEDQYTNAGEQQIKVSWVPGKVILGRDYLLQMVIPNVYFHIGMAYAILRKDGVDVGKLDFLGPMNFIDSADLP; from the coding sequence ATGTATCACCATGCCATCTTGCAATGCACACAGGCATTCATGACGATCGAAACGATGCTCGACAAGGCTGAAAAGCTCGCCGCGCTAAAATCGTTTGATGTAAATGTGCTTATGCACAGTAGACTTGCCCCAGACATGCAGCCCTTCGTGTATCAGGTGCAGAGTGCGTCGGATTATCTGAAGGGTGGCGCGGCCTGGCTCTCCGGTCAGAAGCCGCCTCGGATGGAAGACACCGAAAAGACCATCGACGAAGTGCGCGCCCGGGTGAGGAAGACCGTGGAGTTCACGCAGAGCGTCACGGAGGATCAATACACGAATGCGGGCGAGCAGCAAATCAAGGTCTCATGGGTGCCCGGTAAAGTCATCCTCGGCCGGGATTACCTGCTTCAGATGGTCATTCCGAATGTCTATTTCCACATCGGCATGGCCTATGCGATCTTGCGGAAAGACGGTGTGGATGTCGGGAAGCTGGACTTTCTCGGCCCCATGAACTTCATCGATTCAGCGGATTTGCCCTGA
- the trxA gene encoding thioredoxin produces the protein MNELIKQVSDASFEDDVIRSGKPVLVDFWATWCEPCVVSAPILEEISQEFADRIRVAKIDVDQHHATAARFGVRAIPTVVLFKDGAIKAQQVGVVSKTELGRFIERHLK, from the coding sequence ATGAACGAGCTGATCAAGCAGGTGAGCGACGCATCTTTTGAAGACGACGTGATCAGATCCGGGAAACCGGTTCTTGTCGACTTCTGGGCGACATGGTGCGAGCCGTGCGTCGTCAGTGCGCCCATTCTGGAAGAGATCTCGCAAGAATTCGCGGATCGTATTCGCGTAGCGAAGATCGACGTGGATCAGCATCACGCGACTGCCGCGAGGTTTGGAGTGCGGGCCATTCCCACTGTCGTGTTGTTCAAGGATGGCGCGATCAAGGCGCAGCAGGTTGGCGTGGTCTCGAAGACTGAACTGGGCAGGTTCATCGAGAGGCATCTGAAGTAG
- a CDS encoding winged helix-turn-helix transcriptional regulator, with amino-acid sequence MYRKRFDDMNCSIARTLDEVGEWWTLLIVRECTQGTTRFDEFQKELGIARNVLTVRLERLIELGIIERYPLPERANTFGYRLTEKGDDLYPVLIAMMQWGDRWLARNGKPPVTLVDHANGQALKPVAVQTKSGKALSFRDVRFAPGPGATSTTRAIIKSRNRKVLGIEG; translated from the coding sequence ATGTACAGGAAGCGCTTCGACGACATGAATTGTTCGATTGCTCGAACGCTCGACGAGGTTGGTGAATGGTGGACGCTGCTTATCGTGCGGGAATGCACCCAGGGCACGACGCGATTCGATGAATTCCAGAAGGAGCTTGGAATCGCACGAAACGTGCTGACGGTGCGGCTGGAACGATTGATCGAGCTTGGCATCATCGAGCGCTACCCGCTGCCGGAGCGGGCGAATACCTTTGGATACCGTCTGACCGAGAAGGGAGACGATCTGTATCCGGTGCTGATTGCAATGATGCAGTGGGGAGATCGCTGGCTGGCTCGAAACGGCAAGCCTCCGGTGACGCTCGTCGATCACGCGAACGGGCAAGCCTTGAAGCCCGTTGCCGTTCAGACCAAGAGCGGAAAGGCGTTGAGCTTTCGGGACGTTCGCTTCGCGCCCGGTCCGGGCGCGACGTCCACCACGCGTGCCATCATCAAGAGCCGCAATCGAAAAGTCCTTGGCATCGAGGGCTGA